The Vicia villosa cultivar HV-30 ecotype Madison, WI linkage group LG1, Vvil1.0, whole genome shotgun sequence genome includes a region encoding these proteins:
- the LOC131636190 gene encoding LRR receptor-like serine/threonine-protein kinase GSO1 yields the protein MKHIFSYCLCHFLLLLVTSFVVTLCDDADVTETNLLLRIKSELVDPLGAMNNWSPKTHVCNWNGITCDDDVDRKHVVGLNLSGSGISGSVSVELSHFVSLQTLDLSSNSLNGSIPSELGSLQNLVELQLYSNYLSGNIPKEIGNLKKLQVLRIGDNMLSGSIPSSIINLSELNVLGLGYCHLNGTIPVGIGKLKNLTSLDLQMNSLIGLIPEEIQNCEKLQNFAASNNMFEGNIPSSIGSLRSLKILNLANNSLSGPIPTSVSYLSNLTYLNLLGNKLNGEIPYELNSLIQLQRLDLSRNNFSGSMPLLNTKLQSLETLVLSDNSLTGSIPSSFCFKSSKLQQLFLARNILSGKFPLELLNCSSIQQLDLSGNSFEGEIPSSIDELQNLTDLVLNNNTFVGSLPREIGNITTLEGLFLFGNFFTGEIPAEIGKLKRLNTIYLYDNRMSGLIPRELTNCTSLREIDFFGNHFTGSIPETIGKLKNLVLLHLRQNVFSGPIPPSLGYCKSLQILALADNKLSGSIPHTFSYLSELYKITLYNNSFEGPIPNSLSSLKNLKIINFSHNKFSGSFSPLTASNSLTLLDLTNNSFSGPIPLNLANSRNLHRLRLAYNNLTGTIPSEFGQLNDLNFFDLSYNDLTGEVPPQLSNSRKIEHILLSNNRLSGKIPNWLGEFQELGELDLSYNNFSGKVPSEIGNCSNLLKLCLHHNNLSGEIPQEIGNLTSLNVFNIQSNSLTGVIPSTIQKCKKLYELRLSQNFLTGKLPFELGELDELQVILDLSKNLFSGEIPSSLGNLMKLERLNLSFNQLQGKVPTSLGKLTSLHVLNLSYNHLEGQIPSTFSGFPRSSFMNNSRLCGSPLVSCSGSTSERKMQLSNTQVAVIIVAIVFTSTVICLVMLYIMLRIWCNWRKVAISNADGGGVGQKKEEGRWVCNDQKTRNGEYWKMNSFGFIPSPDKNNSVTTTCFFNIKMEAMENANI from the coding sequence ATGAAACACATATTTTCCTATTGTTTGTGCCATTTTCTTCTGTTATTAGTTACTTCTTTTGTTGTAACACTATGTGATGATGCTGATGTAACAGAAACTAACCTGCTTCTCAGGATTAAATCAGAGCTGGTGGATCCATTAGGAGCCATGAACAACTGGTCTCCGAAAACTCATGTCTGCAACTGGAATGGAATAACATGCGACGATGATGTTGATCGGAAACATGTCGTAGGCCTGAATCTTTCTGGTTCAGGAATATCAGGTTCCGTTTCAGTTGAGTTAAGTCATTTCGTTTCACTTCAAACACTTGATTTGTCTTCAAATTCACTTAATGGTTCCATTCCTTCAGAGCTAGGTAGCCTTCAAAATCTAGTAGAACTTCAACTATACTCAAATTACCTTTCTGGTAACATTCCTAAAGAGATAGGTAATTTGAAGAAGTTGCAAGTTCTTAGAATAGGCGATAACATGTTGTCAGGTAGCATTCCATCTAGCATCATTAACTTGAGTGAGTTGAATGTGTTAGGCTTAGGTTACTGTCACTTGAATGGAACCATACCGGTCGGAATTGGTAAATTGAAAAATCTAACATCACTTGATTTACAAATGAATAGTCTTATTGGCCTTATACCTGAAGAGATACAAAATTGCGAAAAGCTTCAAAATTTTGCAGCTTCAAACAACATGTTTGAAGGAAACATTCCTTCCTCTATAGGGTCGCTTAGATCATTGAAAATTCTTAATCTTGCCAATAACAGTCTTTCTGGACCGATTCCTACATCGGTGAGTTATCTTTCTAACTTGACGTACCTGAATTTGCTTGGAAACAAACTAAATGGTGAAATTCCGTATGAGCTTAATAGTTTGATCCAATTGCAGAGGCTAGACTTGTCTAGAAACAACTTTTCTGGATCAATGCCTCTCCTTAATACCAAACTTCAGAGTCTTGAAACTTTAGTTCTTTCTGATAATTCTTTGACAGGTAGCATCCCAAGTAGTTTCTGTTTCAAAAGTTCAAAGCTTCAGCAACTTTTCTTGGCTCGAAATATTCTCTCGGGAAAATTTCCTTTGGAGTTACTCAACTGTTCCTCAATACAACAGTTGGATCTCTCTGGTAATAGCTTCGAAGGTGAAATTCCATCGAGCATAGACGAATTGCAGAATCTCACTGATCTTGTACTCAACAACAACACCTTTGTTGGATCACTGCCTCGTGAAATCGGAAACATCACTACTTTGGAAGGCCTTTTCCTATTTGGTAACTTTTTCACAGGTGAAATTCCAGCAGAGATCGGAAAGCTGAAACGTTTGAACACGATTTACCTTTACGATAACCGGATGTCAGGACTCATACCAAGAGAGTTAACAAATTGCACAAGCTTAAGAGAAATCGATTTCTTCGGAAACCACTTTACAGGCTCTATTCCAGAGACTATAGGGAAGCTGAAGAACTTGGTTCTTCTTCATCTGAGGCAAAATGTGTTTTCTGGTCCAATCCCTCCAAGTTTAGGATACTGCAAAAGTCTTCAGATATTGGCCTTAGCAGATAACAAACTTTCAGGTTCAATTCCACACACATTCAGTTATCTTTCAGAACTTTATAAGATTACCCTTTACAACAACTCTTTTGAAGGACCTATCCCGAATTCACTTTCGTCTCTCAAAAACCTCAAAATCATAAATTTTTCACACAATAAGTTCAGTGGAAGTTTCTCTCCTCTCACTGCTTCGAATTCTCTGACTCTTCTTGACTTGACTAACAACAGTTTCTCAGGTCCTATCCCTTTGAATTTAGCCAACTCAAGAAACCTCCACCGTCTCCGTCTCGCATACAATAATCTCACGGGAACTATTCCTTCGGAATTCGGCCAGCTTAATGATCTCAACTTTTTTGATTTATCATATAACGATTTAACAGGAGAAGTTCCGCCTCAGCTCTCAAATTCGCGGAAAATAGAACACATTTTGCTGAGTAACAACAGATTGAGTGGCAAAATACCTAACTGGTTAGGAGAATTCCAAGAACTTGGCGAACTAGATCTCTCATACAATAACTTCAGCGGCAAGGTACCTTCTGAAATTGGTAACTGTTCAAATTTACTCAAACTTTGTCTCCATCACAACAATTTGTCTGGTGAAATTCCTCAAGAGATTGGAAATCTCACTTCTCTTAATGTCTTCAACATTCAAAGCAATAGTCTCACCGGCGTCATTCCTTCGACAATTCAGAAATGCAAGAAGCTTTATGAGCTAAGGCTCTCACAAAACTTTCTGACAGGTAAATTACCGTTTGAGCTAGGCGAGCTCGACGAGTTACAAGTGATATTAGATTTGAGTAAAAACCTCTTCTCAGGTGAGATTCCTTCATCTCTAGGAAACCTAATGAAGCTAGAAAGACTCAACCTATCTTTCAATCAACTTCAAGGAAAAGTTCCTACTTCCCTTGGTAAACTCACAAGCCTGCATGTGTTGAATCTCTCATACAACCATCTAGAAGGCCAGATTCCTTCAACTTTTTCAGGCTTTCCAAGAAGCTCTTTCATGAACAACAGCCGGTTATGCGGCTCGCCGCTAGTATCTTGCTCAGGATCAACATCAGAGAGGAAAATGCAGCTATCAAACACACAAGTGGCAGTTATTATTGTAGCTATTGTGTTTACTTCAACTGTGATATGTTTGGTTATGTTGTATATAATGCTTAGAATTTGGTGCAACTGGAGAAAAGTTGCAATATCAAATGCAGATGGAGGTGGTGTTGGACAGAAGAAAGAGGAAGGTAGATGGGTTTGTAATGATCAGAAGACAAGGAATGGAGAGTATTGGAAAATGAATTCATTTGGATTCATTCCTTCACCAGATAAGAATAATTCTGTGACAACAACTTGTTTCTTTAATATCAAAATGGAAGCCATGGAAAATgcaaatatatga